One Procambarus clarkii isolate CNS0578487 chromosome 15, FALCON_Pclarkii_2.0, whole genome shotgun sequence DNA segment encodes these proteins:
- the LOC138364855 gene encoding mucin-2-like, translated as MASLSSPSPASLSSPSPVSPSSPSPASPSSPSPASPSSPSPASPSSPSPASVFTITCVPVFTFTCVTVFTITCVTVFTITCVSLHHHLRQSSPSPASLSSPSPASLSSPSPVSPSSPSPASVFTITCVSLHHHLRHCLHHHLRHCLHHHLRHCLHLHLCHRLHHHLCHRLHHHLRQSSPSPASVFTITCVTVFTITCVTVFTITCVTIFTITCVTITCVTIFTITCVTDTTTSTTITTTVSLIAPPTPSFNKVHKINNYLHAYNSKDF; from the coding sequence ATGGCGTCACTGTCTTCACCATCACCTGCGTCCCTGTCTTCACCTTCACCTGTGTCACCGTCTTCACCATCACCTGCGTCACCGTCTTCACCATCACCTGCGTCACCGTCTTCACCATCACCTgcgtcaccatcttcaccatcacctgcgTCAGTCTTCACCATCACCTGCGTCCCTGTCTTCACCTTCACCTGTGTCACCGTCTTCACCATCACCTGCGTCACCGTCTTCACCATCACCTGCGTCAGTCTTCACCATCACCTGCGTCAGTCTTCAccatcacctgcatcactgtcttcaccATCACCTGCGTCACTGTCTTCACCTTCACCTGTGTCACCGTCTTCACCATCACCTGCGTCAGTCTTCACCATCACCTGCGTCAGTCTTCACCATCACCTGCGTCACTGTCTTCACCATCACCTGCGTCACTGTCTTCACCATCACCTGCGTCACTGTCTTCACCTTCACCTGTGTCACCGTCTTCACCATCACCTGTGTCACCGTCTTCACCATCACCTGCGTCAGTCTTCACCATCACCTGCGTCAGTCTTCACCATCACCTGCGTCACTGTCTTCACCATCACCTGCGTCACCGTCTTCACCATCACCTgcgtcaccatcttcaccatcacctgcgTCACCATCACCTgcgtcaccatcttcaccatcacctgcgtcactgacaccaccacctcaacaacaataacaaccacaGTGTCACTgatagcaccaccaacaccatccttCAACAAGGTCCACAAGATAAACAATTATTTACACGCTTACAACTCAAAAGATTTCTAG